In one window of Streptococcus downei MFe28 DNA:
- the trpA gene encoding tryptophan synthase subunit alpha, translating into MTKTLSKHLQAIKSSGQGLVIPYIMAGDHERGLDGLFDTINLLADAGASAIEIGVPFSDPVADGPIIEEAGLRSLTKGTNLEAIVEELQRQASPIPLVLMTYFNPIYQYGLERLVKDLSGTSVKGLIIPDLPHEHTDFVLPYLENHDLCLVPLISLTTGSERQKELLADAQGFVYAVAVNGVTGKASNYRSDLDQHLQNLKDLTSLPVLTGFGISSQEDVERFNQVSDGVIVGSKIVQALHQGQTSQVQNFIRQASQVKK; encoded by the coding sequence ATGACAAAAACATTAAGCAAACATCTTCAAGCCATAAAATCTTCAGGTCAGGGTTTGGTCATTCCCTATATCATGGCTGGGGACCACGAGCGAGGTTTGGACGGTCTCTTTGATACGATTAACCTGCTAGCAGATGCTGGAGCTTCCGCTATTGAAATCGGTGTTCCCTTTTCCGACCCTGTTGCCGATGGCCCCATCATCGAAGAAGCAGGCCTGCGAAGTCTGACCAAGGGGACCAATCTTGAGGCCATCGTAGAGGAGCTCCAGCGTCAAGCAAGCCCTATCCCCCTTGTTCTCATGACCTATTTTAATCCTATCTACCAATATGGCCTTGAGAGATTGGTCAAGGACTTGAGTGGAACTTCTGTCAAGGGTCTGATTATTCCCGATTTGCCCCATGAACATACGGACTTTGTCCTTCCCTATCTGGAAAATCATGACCTCTGCCTGGTTCCCCTCATCAGCCTAACAACCGGCTCTGAGCGCCAGAAAGAATTGTTAGCAGATGCCCAAGGCTTTGTCTACGCTGTAGCGGTCAATGGGGTTACGGGTAAGGCCAGCAACTATCGCTCAGACCTAGACCAGCACTTACAAAACTTAAAAGACCTGACCTCCCTACCAGTTCTGACAGGCTTTGGCATTTCCAGTCAGGAAGACGTGGAGCGTTTCAATCAGGTCTCCGATGGCGTCATTGTTGGCTCTAAGATTGTCCAAGCCCTCCACCAAGGTCAGACAAGTCAGGTCCAAAACTTTATCCGCCAAGCCAGCCAAGTGAAAAAATAA